The segment CTAAACAGGGGATTGGGGGAAAACAAAATTTCCCCAGCTGGAACTCGAGTCTtcaagactcgagttccactggggaaattttttttcccccaatccCCTGTTTTTGAAGGCTCTCGGCCTAAACAGGggatttgggggaaaaaaattccccagctggaactcgagtcttaaagactcgagttccagcTGGGGAAATTCTAAACATGCCCAACCACGCTTAATTTGCAGTTCTAACCATACTACTCAAATCACAATCTTCATAAAGGTACATTGGATTAAGAATTACAAGTACATTCAACAAAAGCCAAAAAGTTCACATAGCCAATACAACGTAGTCACTTTTCCTAACATCGTCGGTCCACATGACAAAAACGTCATCCATGGAAGCATGCCTGAAAAACATAGAGTAATCACGTTAGGAGACAATATACTAAACAATAAGTAAACATGGAATGAATAACAATTATTTAACCGATGCATAACTTTTTGCCATCTACCTACCTAGTCTGGAACATGACCGCTGGTGGAAGCGCCACGGGACTGCGGACATTTTCTGCGGTTATGCCCGGAAACATGACACAGTCCACATGTCTGCTTGGGTTGACTCTCTATGAAATCTGCATCCTCCCTCCGCCATCCCGGTTCTCGATTCTTATTCCTTACCCCATCCATCTCATTCCTTATTCTCGACTTCACTGGTCGACCTTTAGCCCGCAACAATGCTGGATTAGGCAACCACTTTGGCCCTATGGGATCCCGCCACAACGACTGCGACTTTGGAATCACAAATGCATGCTCATAAGTGTTAAGGGCATTGTTCAAGCCATAACATGGGTGAATATATGTGGTCGAATCAATATGTAAATAGTCACATACTctaattgcatgtgaacaagggatccctatgttttgccatttcccacaactgcattttttttcctgtaacCGAACTTCATAACTGTGGTTTCCCCCTCCTGCGCTACATGTGTTGAGTTGGGTAACTACTTGAAATATCAGCTCTTCATTGCTAAATGGCTTGAGATAATGTTTCTCGGATTTACACTTATTTGCATCCCACGTACGATTGGCATATTCACTCCATTTCTTACCCTCTGAGAACTCAAAATGGTATTCTTTACGCCGGTCATGGAAATATTGAACAACTTTGTTCCAAGTGAACTCAACTAATGCGGCAATAGGAAGACCTCGTGCACCTTTCAGTACACCATTGAAACACTCTGAtatattggttgtcattgccccaaAACGTCTCCCACCATCATGTGACTGGGTCCACATATCCACAGACTCGCCCATTAGGTATGTGTATGGAagataatcttgattcttttccTTGTCATCCTTCCCCGTCACCTTCTTCTTATTCCTAATGGCCTCAATTTCCACCTGCTTAATGGACTCCATTATGGCATCAAATTTCACCACCTGAGTAGCATATCCCGCTTTCAACGCCGTTGACTTTAGAGTTGAGTTCTGAAAATGGGTGTTGAAGTTGCTAacaacatgtcgaaggcaatatctATGAAATACTGGTGTACTTCCATCTTCCCTTCTAGGCCAGTTTGCAATGGCGTTTTTGATACCGAGATGTCGGTCAGAAATTATGCAAATTCCTTCCTTAGGTATCACGTGGCCAATCGTATCTCGGAGGCACTGTAAAAACCACCTCCAACTGGACCCTGACTCACAATCCACAACAGCAAACGCGAGAGGGAATACCTTGTTGTTAGCGTCAGTTGCCATTGCGACCAACAACTTTCCCTGATATTTACCATACAGATGGGTCCCATCAATACTGATAACCGGCTTGCAGTATTTGAATCCTGATATGCATGGACCGAAAGACCAAAACACATAATGCAACAATACGGCGTCATCTTCATCGGTGGATGTGATACGATAGAACACTTGGGTAGTCGGGTCCTGATCAATATATGCCATTAGCAATTTTTGCAATCTTTGGTAAGACTCTTCCCAATTCCCAAACATCATCGCAATCGCCTTTTGTTTCGCATCCCATACCTTGTAGTAAGAAGGCTTCTGCCCACTATATTTCGTCTCTATCATGGATCTGAGATGCTTAACTGGGGTAGTGTGATCCTCACATAACTTCTTATGGATGTCTGATGcaataaaattacaactcaTCATTCTACCATCATTTCGCACCCCAGTCGCTATACACGTGTGAGGACCCACATACACGGTGACCATCCATAGTTTGTGGAGATCGGGCTTCATAACTGCGCAGACATACCACTTGCATGACTCATGCACGCATTTTGCACAAAGTTTTTTCGTCGTCGACCTAATGATCgtaaaatgtttgttttccttgaggGCACAAATTGTTAATACGTACTTCACCTCCTCTTTATTGGCAAAAGCCAACCCTTTGCACAAATTCATCCCCTCTCTCCAAGTAGACACAAATGGCATATCAATATGTGAAGGATCAACCATATGTTCCCAAGTATTTGCAGAGAATGACAATGCAGGAGGTGCGTAGGCAGGGATTGTATTCGTAATGTTTTGGACACTAATGACATTGTCTACATAAGGTTCACTACCATCCAATGTCTGATCGTCAACAATGTCCCTCTCAAAGTCCCCAAGGTCTCTGCCAATCGTGTCTTCATACTCATCTCTATCCACAAAATCTTCACCATTAATGGCAATATTCTCATCAACATAgtcgtcatcatcatcgtcatcatcattgTTAATGGCAGTAGTCTCATCAACAtagtcgtcatcatcatcatcatcatcatcatcaccatcaacatGAACATCACCATCGGCATGAACATAATCATCCTCTACATGTGTAGAATACTCATATTGAGCATCTGGAACCATAACCTGTAAGCTTGTAGTCGTTTGTTGGATATCCTCTTCCCAAACTGCACGCGGCTCCAATTGTATGTACAACTCAATGTTAGTTACTTCACCTATTCTTTCCAACTTGTCAAACATGATCTTTACATGTTTGTCTGTTTCTATCACCATATACTTGTAATTAATCCGATGCTTCAAGATTTCGTTTGGCATACGATAAGTAATTTGTATGTTGTGTATAGCAGGATTCTCACACAACTCTTCCATGATAATCTTCTTCAATTCGTCAAGGGTCTTCAACCTACGATCAATTTGGGTATAATAGGTCTTTATACCCGGCCCTTCAAATGGCAATCCCTTGTTCGCATTGACATTCTTAAGCGGACCACCGTGGTATAGGATTATATCAATTTCAGGCATTGTGAACCTGTTCAAGTCAAGTTACTATGTTAGTTAGTTGATAACAAGAACACAATTTAATCAACTAACACACACAGACAATTAAAACTAACGAACCATCCAGTTATTTCACCAGTACATGCCCACAGGTCCAGACAACAGCAATAACCACCCAACCTTAGTTGCAAAACATTGGAGTCGCCTATTGATACTCAACAAACTAATTAAGGTAGATCTTATGTAAACATATGGTTCTGATCCAGACTTTAGAACAGAAATATAAGTTACCACACTCAAAACCTTAGACCATCGCTTGGCAAGTAATATACCATAATACAAGTTAAAAACATGGTATGAGCATTACTCTAAACTGTTTATGATTAGTCATAAGGCAGAAAACAAATGATATCTAAACTGGATGAGCATTACTCTAAGGCAAAAAACAATTCATGATTACTCTAAACTGTTTATGAGCATTACTCTAAACTGTTTATGAGCATTACTCTAAACAAATGAGCATTACTCTAAACTGTTTATGAGCAGAAAACAAATGAGCATTACTCTAAACTGTTTATGATTACTCTAAACTGTTCATGATAACAATTCCAATGTTAAGATTTTCATCAAAGGCAGAAAACAAATGATATCACCTAATTCCTTTACCATAGTCCGTACAATTCtaaataaaacttatatttCTTAGCTTTCAAACAAGCCTTAGTTTTCCACTAACCTTATCAACATAAAAAGATCAAATAATTCTCAAATGTCATTTCCAAATACCAAATCGTTTCCAAAATGACCAATTCCTTATACAGTCATGTATTGTAGGTAACCACATTTTAAGATATTATGATACCCATTCATTCCATTCAATCACTACCCATTTCATACCCAAAATAATGATGAAtaaagtcaaaaataattgtaacacacaaaatgggcaaataaatactcaaaaaattaacactaaCAAAACAAACTTCTATAACACACAATATAAGTAAAttaactaagttatgtcaaCTATGTacaaaataattagtcaaacTCTTTAACCCACACCCATAGACAACTAATACCCAACTACAATGACAATCAAATTATGCAAACCCTTACCTGAGATATCAATTTGTTGAGAGGGAAGAGCAGTGAGAGAGGCAGTGTgatgagtgagagtgagaggcaATGTGGTGTAGGAGTTATGGGTGAGTGAGAGTTAGTGAGGGTAAGAGTTAGTGAGGCTGAGAGACTCAGTGAGGATACTCTGTTTTTGGGTGAGAAGGCTGTGTAGAATGTTAGAAAGTGTGTTATACGGGCTGAGTGTTCAGAGTGTtctgttttaataattttccccagtagaactcgagtctataagactcgagttACTTGCATTTTTACCCCACGAACGTAAAGTGCTGTAGCTGTAGTgggtaatttaatttttaggatctcgagtctttaagactcgagatccttgtatttttatttaatttatttagtacacaaaataaattaaataaatttggttaaataaaatttgtttaaaaactCAAGGATCTCGAGTCTTCAAGACTCGAGATccatgtatttttatttaataaataaattaaataaaatttgtttaaaaattcaaggatctcgagtctttaagactcgatatccttgtatttttatttaatttatttcatacacaaaataaattaaataaaatttggttaaaTAAAAGTCGGAATAAAATTCAAGGatctcgagtctcaaagactcgagatctaggTGGCAACAGTGTCCACGTCAGTTGGAATAAAATAACGGAAAGCGAGTATTTGAAGGTCGAGTTTTTTAAGTGGATCTc is part of the Quercus robur chromosome 9, dhQueRobu3.1, whole genome shotgun sequence genome and harbors:
- the LOC126698850 gene encoding uncharacterized protein LOC126698850, whose amino-acid sequence is MVDPSHIDMPFVSTWREGMNLCKGLAFANKEEVKYVLTICALKENKHFTIIRSTTKKLCAKCVHESCKWYVCAVMKPDLHKLWMVTVYVGPHTCIATGVRNDGRMMSCNFIASDIHKKLCEDHTTPVKHLRSMIETKYSGQKPSYYKVWDAKQKAIAMMFGNWEESYQRLQKLLMAYIDQDPTTQVFYRITSTDEDDAVLLHYVFWSFGPCISGFKYCKPVISIDGTHLYGKYQGKLLVAMATDANNKVFPLAFAVVDCESGSSWRWFLQCLRDTIGHVIPKEGICIISDRHLGIKNAIANWPRREDGSTPVFHRYCLRHVVSNFNTHFQNSTLKSTALKAGYATQVVKFDAIMESIKQVEIEAIRNKKKVTGKDDKEKNQDYLPYTYLMGESVDMWTQSHDGGRRFGAMTTNISECFNGVLKGARGLPIAALVEFTWNKVVQYFHDRRKEYHFEFSEGKKWSEYANRTWDANKCKSEKHYLKPFSNEELIFQVVTQLNTCSAGGGNHSYEVRLQEKKCSCGKWQNIGIPCSHAIRVCDYLHIDSTTYIHPCYGLNNALNTYEHAFVIPKSQSLWRDPIGPKWLPNPALLRAKGRPVKSRIRNEMDGVRNKNREPGWRREDADFIESQPKQTCGLCHVSGHNRRKCPQSRGASTSGHVPD
- the LOC126701149 gene encoding phosphopantothenoylcysteine decarboxylase subunit VHS3-like, whose protein sequence is MPEIDIILYHGGPLKNVNANKGLPFEGPGIKTYYTQIDRRLKTLDELKKIIMEELCENPAIHNIQITYRMPNEILKHRINYKYMVIETDKHVKIMFDKLERIGEVTNIELYIQLEPRAVWEEDIQQTTTSLQVMVPDAQYEYSTHVEDDYVHADGDVHVDGDDDDDDDDDDYVDETTAINNDDDDDDDDYVDENIAINGEDFVDRDEQCH